TGTAGAATTTAAAGAAGATCAAACACCTAAACTTGAAAAggaaaacgcaaaaataaaCACTTACAACATTCAACATAAACAAGTTGCAAGTTATCatattgaaaatgaaaaagaaaaaataatcacaatGAAGTACCAAAATTATATCCatcgttataattatttaaattttgtaaaagaacaataagTGGAAAACcctttttaataacattttctaattgataaattttcaaataaaattttttaaatagattattcattacatttttaaataaccgCTTATTGTacttattgaattaataaatggaATTCAGGCCTCCACCTGTAACGAAAGAAGACACGCGAATTATACAGGTAGAAATAAGGTGTCAATAGATAAGAGAATCAGAAAGAAACAGTCGTGAAATAATTCAGTGCAAATTCAACCGCACAATACGCTACGTCTCAGTGAATCTAAGTAAAAAAAACCGCAcaataagacattttttagaaaatttaaattaaaaggactttaatttcaaaaggtaaattcaaatttaaataataattttaaacaacgaaagttgtcgtgaattttaaatttcaaggATGGCTCCACCCGTTCCTGCGGAAATCGTGGtagatattaaagaaattgacGGAGTTAAGCCGATTGACCACCCGGTCAGGTACCACCATTTCCTACAAAGCACCTGCATAACACCAAAGGAAAGGTGCTTCGTCGAAGAAGAATATCCATGGAGACACGTGTGCCTGAGGTGTTACAGACCGAGCAGATTACGGATGCATTTTCGAAACCAACGCTCTCATGGGTACAAGTCAAAGCTTTCGGAGGATGAGAGCTTTGAGACAATTTCGGAGTGTTTTCGATGCCCAAGGCAAATTATGGACGTAAAACCTGCCCACGATTACAGAAGATGTCTAgaagtatttttagaaaatgagaaggaaataaatgaCGCAGTATCTGtagatattttaagttatgaaaaatttgaataattcaaacatatttgtatattatattatgttattaactattattatcaaaacaagtactattattattactaaccATTACTTTTAAGCAATTATTatccaaatatattattaattattcattatcaacatttatatattaataaccaatttttataccattataataatcttgaatataaatgtataaacaattaaacttatatcaaatgtaactattattaatctcaatataaatataaaacactcATACGTGGTAATTTAAATACCACGTATGATTAAAAGGGGGAAGGTACATTAATACATTAaccatttgaaaaataagCCTGATGTATTAAGCGGGCAAAGATAAGAAGTAGCATACCGGACAAGGTGTTAGATTGCACCTTGGGAGAATACCTTCCTCCTACGCGAAGAGTCCAATCGTCCCTCCATGTCGCATGATGTAATAGCTAGGAAgtgtgtctctctctttctccttctcactctctctcagTGTCCGTCTCTCCATACAAAAAGAGATTAAGCGAACGTATACAAAACATCTAACTggataattaattcattaatcttgctctaataattaaaataattcgaatcaacattaaataaataaaaattaataaataaattaaagaaaaagataacatgTAGTCGTTTTGCAatcaactttaaataataaatgtttcctAGCAACGAGACACCATGCGATATATCGGAATTCACTAACAAACAAGCGATACATATAAATCTTCCGaccaatattattattattattgttattgttgttgttattgttgttgttgttgttgttgctgctgctgcttctgctgctgctgctgctgctgctgctgctgctgctgctgctgctgctgctgctgctgctgctgctgctgctgctgctgctgctgctgctgctgctgctgctgctgctgctgctgctgctgctgctgctgctgctgctgctgctgctgctgctgctgctgctgctgctgctgctgctgctgctgctgctgctgctgctgctgctgctgctgctgctgctgctgctgctgctgctgctgctgctgctgctgctgctgctgctgctgctgctgctgctgctgctgctgctgctgctgctgctgctgctgctgctgctgctgctgctgctgctgctgctgctgctgctgctgctgctgctgctgctgctgctgctgctgctgctgctgctgctgctgctgctgctgctgctgctgctgctgctgctgctgctgctgctgctgctgctgctgctgctgctgctgctgctgctgctgctgctgctgctgctgctgctgctgctgctgctgctgctgctgctgctgctgctgctgctgctgctgctgctgctgctgctgctgctgctgctgctgctgctgctgctgctgctgctgctgctgctgctgctgctgctgctgctgctgctgctgctgctgctgctgctgctgctgctgctgctgctgctgctgctgctgctgctgctgctgctgctgctgctgctgctgctgctgctgctgctgctgctgctgctgctgctgctgctgctgctgctgctgctgctgctgctgctgctgctgctgctgctgctgctgctgctgctgctgctgctgctgctgctgctgctgctgctgctgctgctgctgctgctgctgctgctgctgctgctgctgctgctgctgctgctgctgctgctgctgctgctgctgctgctgctgctgctgctgctgctgctgctgctgctgctgctgctgctgctgctgctgctgctgctgctgctgctgctgctgctgctgctgctgctgctgctgctgctgctgctgctgctgctgctgctgctgctgctgctgct
This DNA window, taken from Monomorium pharaonis isolate MP-MQ-018 chromosome 6, ASM1337386v2, whole genome shotgun sequence, encodes the following:
- the LOC118646127 gene encoding ice-structuring protein 4-like; the encoded protein is MFPSNETPCDISEFTNKQAIHINLPTNIIIIIVIVVVIVVVVVVAAAASAAAAAAAAAAAAAAAAAAAAAAAAAAAAAAAAAAAAAAAAAAAAAAAAAAAAAAAAAAAAAAAAAAAAAAAAAAAAAAAAAA